A region from the Toxotes jaculatrix isolate fToxJac2 chromosome 2, fToxJac2.pri, whole genome shotgun sequence genome encodes:
- the asxl1 gene encoding putative Polycomb group protein ASXL1 encodes MKDKQKRKKERTWAEAARMVLENFSDAPMTPKQILHVIQTKGLKEMRSGTAPLACLVTMLHSQVRGDRVKNSIFFKLPGRMSLFTLKKNALQWTKTTSESETPTEPAGSTSHPASSSSAAAGSAVVPVGPTEATEQESCDSTETAAASGDNDASVDESSSSASCSTELQAPSSQPQTRLSRATGQQGRTDTQQTQHTQHAQTRLSRSRQSGRQRKKAVMMPRVVLTPLKVNGEHVPSGPMKRSRGGVDVDFETPGSILVNTNIRALINVRTFSAFPTHSQQQLLQLLPEVDRQIGPDGMARLSSSALNNEFFTHASQSWKERLAEGEFTHEMQVRFRQEMEKEKKVEAWKEKFFEEYHGQKSGLTREESLKLTMNEASEVGASMLDSDVAVVATGAPKRRSVGRRRRDGRMRRRTRADLRRRARRTLCKASTPALQSAEAAEASTAVDISAVSIGSPMSDNTVVQGEVVLQAECGVELPAESVSMEPKPSPNPEPVTLPAPTPTPTPTPSPSPSPASTSANDEPEVTAHLLPEEVAPVLASTSSPSSSSSSVSSASSPASSPSSPSDRQGAFATGLDSSSSSSASSSAAVAADPLDDTASVVTSITGGTATSSRESSPSASPASTPVPIAQLKEQKRRPDETQAFSSFPEKRPRLDDRQSFRTTIDSVRSEKPQPTTEEPKVPPIRIQLSRIKPPWVKGHPTYQICPRIVPPGEGSRRSGTGGARTLADIKARAQQARAQREAAAAVAASGDGTGPAGVRLRSAAGLPDSSNGRRAREHPGPIEPGGGGGGGSGSRGDSGMEEQGSSSSSNSSGTQLLLLSVDPTPQPSPSLSTTSTSMSLEPPQTPSPPREEAAGGPEAVDEIEATSASVQSPSNGLTDKGSDSPSPDPDTIAESLATQPTRQSKVPESATAPSERPDQDCEKPSLAPTSIPDSLPRFGAQGVDVIQTLASSCQPRDKEQGKEAGLGGVIHHSSHHTELLSQSATERKQTDVSSPQHLDSSSEKDDEAGTHSDSTETASDCENESQEDEQQHPDQDWCPTPSNQRISQPVICSLSPQSQQPVIQAHVSSRQGQTVIQPCFPNSLPHPQQSRSHSQDHQSVPAAHPQGLRDTNVVVKMEPVDDCRASRQSSAEEECRGGLKSSATHPAAAAASKRLTGSARPVSSVEANNPLVTQLLQGSLPLEKVLPSHSANRLEISRLPGPQPRPPLARTPGPRHRPEASAQSPSPELNAVSQSHKKSPTGRPVACLVEAPATSQYQSQQAPGAVPVITSLPPSSSSSSSLSSRNKSDLSSQTAMESAVIKESRGPQPSPGATPDRPQPAHRTMPNGPSPPHADTCPTEVLPTIKINWRPPQSQLPHPHQQQLSPAPTIKNEVAARPSCQALAKSSPIIPMSVTKKEPVSSMDSYLSGGAMEGLLNMEMTLARMAKKEHSKAAYSSGSPSTSSSPSPSSSSSLPFQLYGKLPKQGSSVGAVSYTANVSVMDNGGFSRSVADGVLQLRPRLASSQATLSIQAFTDGTTEEVALKCSCRLKAMIMCQGCGAFCHDDCIGPSKLCVSCLVVR; translated from the exons AGTGGTACAGCACCTTTGGCCTGCCTGGTCACCATGCTGCACTCCCAGGTGAGGGGAGACCGAGTCAAGAACAGCATCTTCTTCAAACTGCCTGGACGTATGAGTCTGTTTACCCTGAAG AAGAACGCCCTTCAGTGGACAAAGACAACTTCAGAGTCGGAGACGCCCACTGAGCCAGCTGGCAGCACATCCCACCCAGCTTCCAGCAGCAGCGCCGCAGCGGGCTCGGCTGTGGTTCCAGTCGGCCCCACTGAAGCCACCGAGCAGGAGAGCTGCGACTCCACCGAGACCGCTGCTGCCAGTGGAGACAATGATG CCTCAGTGGATGAGAGCTCGTCCAGTGCCTCCTGCTCCACGGAGCTGCAGGCCCCCAGCAGCCAGCCTCAGACTCGCCTCAGCAGGGCTACGGGACAGCAgggacgcacagacacacagcagacccAACACACTCAACACGCCCAGACCAGACTGAGCCGCTCAAGACAG tcagggaggcagaggaagaaagcaGTCATGATGCCCCGTGTTGTCCTCACTCCTCTTAAAGTGAATGGAGAGCACGTCCCCTCAG GGCCCATGAAGAGGAGTCGAGGTGGGGTGGATGTAGATTTTGAAACACCAGGCTCCATCCTGGTCAACACCAACATCAGAGCCCTCATCAATGTGCGGACCTTCTCAGCCTttcccacacactcacagcaacagttgctgcagctgctgccagaGGTGGACCGACAG ATTGGACCTGATGGTATGGCCAGACTCAGCAGTTCAGCTCTCAACAATGAGTTCTTCACCCATGCCTCCCAGAGCTGGAAAGAAAGGCTGGCTGAGG GTGAGTTCACCCACGAGATGCAGGTGCGTTTCCGACAGGaaatggagaaggagaagaaggtaGAGGCGTGGAAGGAAAAGTTTTTCGAGGAGTACCACGGACAAAA GTCTGGCCTAACACGAGAGGAGTCCCTAAAGCTTACCATGAATGAAGCCAGCGAAGTTGGAGCCAGCATGCTTGACAGTGATGTGGCCGTGGTGGCAACTGGCGCCCCAAAGCGACGCAGCGTGGGACGGCGGAGGAGAGATGGCAGGATGAGGCGGCGCACGCGGGCTGACCTGCGCCGCAGGGCCCGCAGGACCCTCTGCAAGGCCTCTACTCCCGCCCTGCAGTCTGCAGAAGCAGCCGAGGCCAGCACTGCAGTGGACATCTCAGCTGTCTCAATTGGCTCTCCCATGTCTGACAATACCGTTGTTCAAGGTGAAGTGGTGTTGCAGGCGGAGTGCGGTGTGGAGCTCCCAGCTGAGAGTGTCTCCATGGAGCCAAAGCCCTCACCCAATCCGGAGCCAGTCACATTGCCAGCCCCCACTCCCACACCCACTCCCActcccagccccagccccagcccagCTTCCACCAGTGCAAACGACGAACCCGAAGTTACAGCACACCTGCTCCCAGAAGAGGTTGCACCCGTACTGgcttccacctcctccccttcttcctcctcctcttcggtTTCATCCGCCTCTTCACCCGCCTCCTcgccctcctcaccctctgatAGACAGGGGGCTTTTGCCACAGGCCTGGACTCATCTTCGTCCTCCTCGGCATCCTCCAGTGCTGCAGTTGCCGCCGATCCCCTGGATGACACTGCCTCTGTGGTCACATCCATCACAGGGGGTACAGCCACCAGCAGCCGCGAGAGCAGCCCCTCAGCCAGCCCAGCCAGCACCCCTGTACCCATCGCCCAGCTCAAGGAGCAGAAGAGAAGGCCAGATGAGACTCAGGCCTTCTCCAGCTTCCCCGAAAAGAGGCCACGGCTTGATGACCGTCAGTCCTTTCGTACCACAATTGACAGCGTCCGTTCGGAGAAGCCGCAGCCGACAACAGAAGAGCCCAAGGTGCCGCCTATCCGG ATTCAACTGTCCAGAATCAAACCTCCCTGGGTCAAAGGGCACCCCACCTACCAGATCTGTCCCCGGATCGTGCCCCCCGGCGAGGGCTCGCGGCGGTCGGGGACGGGGGGCGCACGCACCTTGGCAGACATCAAAGCCCGCGCCCAGCAAGCCCGGGCCCAGCGCGAGgccgctgctgctgttgcagcCTCTGGCGACGGGACAGGGCCGGCCGGGGTCAGGCTGCGGTCTGCTGCTGGGCTACCGGATAGCAGCAATGGACGAAGAGCGCGAGAGCATCCAGGACCTATCGAgcccggaggaggaggaggaggtggaagcgGAAGCAGAGGAGATAGTGGGATGGAGGAGCAGGGATCGTCTTCAAGCTCTAATTCGTCTGGAACACAACTACTGCTTCTCAGTGTAGATCCCACACCCCAACCCTCCCCATCCCTGTCCACTACCTCAACTTCCATGTCCTTGGAGCCCCCACAGACCCCAAGCCCTCCTCGAGAGGAGGCAGCTGGGGGGCCAGAGGCTGTAGATGAAATAGAAGCAACATCAGCCAGTGTCCAGAGCCCCTCCAACGGGCTCACAGACAAGGGATCTGACTCGCCCTCTCCAGACCCTGACACGATAGCTGAGTCTTTGGCCACCCAGCCAACCAGGCAAAGCAAGGTGCCTGAGTCTGCTACTGCACCTTCAGAGAGGCCAGACCAGGATTGTGAAAAACCCTCACTGGCCCCAACCTCAATCCCAGATTCCCTTCCCAGGTTTGGGGCTCAGGGTGTGGACGTTATTCAGACGCTGGCCAGTTCCTGTCAGCCCAGAGACAAGGAGCAAGGGAAGGAGGCTGGACTGGGTGGTGTAATCCATCACAGTTCCCACCACACAGAGCTACTTTCTCAATCAGCTACTGAGAGAAAGCAAACAGACGTGTCCTCCCCCCAGCATTTGGACTCCTCCTCTGAGAAAGATGATGAAGCTGGAACACATAGCGACTCTACGGAAACCGCATCAGACTGCGAGAATGAGAGCCAGGAGGATGAGCAGCAGCATCCTGACCAGGACTGGTGTCCCACACCGAGCAACCAGAGAATCAGCCAGCCGGTCATCTGCAGCCTTTCTCCTCAGAGCCAGCAACCAGTCATCCAGGCCCACGTGTCCAGCCGCCAAGGCCAGACTGTCATTCAGCCTTGCTTCCCCAACAGCTTGCCTCATCCTCAGCAGAGCCGTTCTCATTCACAGGACCACCAGTCTGTACCTGCAGCCCACCCACAGGGGCTCAGGGACACCAACGTTGTGGTCAAAATGGAACCTGTGGATGACTGTAGAGCTTCCAGACAGAGTTCTGCTGAGGAAGAGTGTCGTGGAGGTTTAAAGTCTTCTGCCActcatcctgctgctgcagctgcctccAAGAGACTGACTGGCTCAGCCAGACCGGTGTCTAGTGTGGAGGCCAACAACCCTTTAGTCACTCAGCTACTGCAGGGAAGCCTACCCCTGGAGAAAGTTCTACCCTCACATTCTGCCAACAGGCTGGAGATCAGCAGATTGCCAGGACCCCAACCCAGACCACCACTGGCAAGGACCCCAGGGCCTCGCCACAGGCCTGAGGCCTCAGCCCAGTCTCCTAGTCCAGAACTGAATGCAGTCTCTCAGAGCCACAAAAAGTCTCCAACAGGCCGCCCAGTTGCGTGCCTGGTGGAGGCCCCAGCCACATCACAGTATCAGTCCCAACAGGCCCCCGGGGCTGTCCCGGTCATCACCTCTCTGCCaccctcatcatcctcctccagctctttgtCCTCCAGAAATAAGTCAGACCTTAGCTCTCAGACCGCCATGGAGTCTGCAGTCATCAAAGAGTCTCGCGGTCCCCAGCCCTCACCAGGGGCCACTCCAGACAGGCCTCAGCCAGCCCATCGGACCATGCCCAACGGCCCATCTCCTCCCCATGCAGACACCTGTCCCACTGAGGTGTTGCCCACCATTAAGATCAACTGGCGTCCCCCACAGTCTCAGCTCCCCCACCCTCACCAACAACAGCTGTCTCCTGCACCTACCATAAAGAACGAAGTGGCTGCGCGGCCCTCTTGCCAGGCTCTCGCCAAATCCTCCCCCATTATACCCATGAGTGTTACCAAAAAGGAGCCTGTGAGCTCCATGGACAGCTACCTGAGTGGGGGAGCAATGGAGGGACTCCTCAACATGGAGATGACTTTAGCCCGGATGGCAAAGAAGGAGCACAGCAAAGCCGCCTACTCCTCCGGttcaccctccacctcctcttctccctcgccctcctcctcctcctccctccctttccagCTGTACGGGAAGCTCCCCAAGCAAGGCAGCAGCGTTGGTGCGGTGAGCTACACGGCCAACGTGTCCGTGATGGACAACGGCGGCTTCTCCCGGAGCGTGGCGGACGGCGTGCTCCAACTGCGGCCCCGTTTGGCCTCCAGCCAGGCCACCCTCAGCATCCAGGCCTTTACCGATGGCACGACGGAGGAGGTGGCGCTCAAGTGCTCGTGCCGCCTCAAAGCCATGATCATGTGCCAAGGCTGCGGTGCCTTCTGCCATGACGATTGCATCGGGCCCTCCAAACTCTGCGTGTCGTGTCTGGTGGTGAGATAG
- the myt1a gene encoding myelin transcription factor 1: MSQDVTEARTRTRSKGIRVQSEVVGQEMKQELSSSCPTPGCDGKGHVSGRYSRHRSVLGCPIVKKRKLEEAEAEESQSAPKRRNQPAKQAADDGFTADSDAAEEEEEQKEEEEEEEEDLKEKRKNKTKTRPESIQSEQNQTRNKDTETAETAVCRPPEDDKNQSVLSEAGNTTDSEKTSEEVKPVTLTDDHQQEETETKEKEEGQLLTKDQASDQPEEGMGVTELTQTKEEEDEEAAAEEQGQKEEQREQQERQENIAEEREVERQMISQENSDHQYSSGDYTHQVKESTAEQNKREEQEEEEEEEEEEGEEEEEGEEEDEGEEREVHHEADTPYTLSPHTQGSEAEVSLREEKVCTPMTEEGEEDEEQEEDREEEEDERHGKEAGEVVEEEEEDPDSSKASPTTVVIEVHSEEDDEEDEEEEVEEEDEEEEEEEEEEEEEEEGEEQDRASEGSGITDDSENWDMTRGNLGLLEQAIALKAEEVKGGNEARSSPEYQPYSTSSKGSEPANLARRTAHYSKEKKEVKCPTPGCDGTGHVTGLYPHHRSLSGCPHKDRIPPEILAMHENVLKCPTPGCTGQGHVNSNRNTHRSLSGCPIAAAAKLNKNQDKQVHLQASASEPSSNSDRVLRPMCFVKQLEIPQYGSYRPNTVTTTPRANLAKELEKYSKVSFDYASFDVQVFGKRMLVPKTPSTAETSPKAFKSKSFPKASSPSHSVSGGFSKSTSSSSGYDYSQDAEAAHMAATAILNLSTRCWERPETLSTKPREPCTKESDIEVDENGTLDLSMKKTKREGMQSPEPSSSSSSSSQHIRVTLPQGHTQPEWEGPLDFTKPSGVKEEDHEEVEYTAPSYTSSDGEEEDQENLEDRKYPGEVTTSSFKVKFQPKDSKKDILVCPTPGCDGSGHITGNYASHRSLSGCPLADKSLRTLMAAHTAELKCPTPGCDGSGHITGNYASHRSLSGCPRAKKSGVKSTPTKDDKEDSELLRCPVPGCDSLGHISGKYATHRSAYGCPLAARRQKEGLLNGTPFSWKAFKTEGPTCPTPGCDGSGHANGSFLTHRSLSGCPRASANKKKAKFPGDEYITAKFRASDVLDNDEDIKQLNKEINELNESNSEMESDMMNLHTQISSMEKNLKSMEEENKQIEERNEALFLELSGLSQALIRSLANIRLPTMQEPLSEQNFDSYVETLTHMFTNKDCYQNPENRALLESINQAVKGIEV; the protein is encoded by the exons TGTTCTGGGATGCCCGATTGTGAAGAAAAGGAAACTCgaggaggctgaggctgaggagaGCCAGTCCGCTCCCAAGAGAAGGAACCAGCCGGCCAAACAGGCAGCCGACGATGGCTTCACCGCAGACAGTGATgcagcagaagaggaggaggagcagaaggaagaggaagaggaggaggaggaagacctcaaagagaaaagaaagaacaaaacaaaaaccaggcCAGAGTCAATACAAAGTGAGCAAAACCAAACCAGAAACA aggacacagagacgGCAGAGACAGCGGTTTGTCGTCCGCCTGAGGACGACAAGAATCAAAGTGTCTTGTCAGAGGCTGGGAATACAACTGACAGTGAGAAAACTAGTGAGGAAGTGAAGCCGGTAACACTCACTGATGATCAtcagcaggaggaaacagagacaaaggagaaagaggaaggtcAACTGCTGACTAAGGACCAGGCATCAGACCAACCTGAAGAAGGGATGGGGGTTACTGAGCTTacacagacaaaagaagaggaggacgaggaagcagcagcagaagaacaaGGACAAAAGGAAGAGCAGCGAGAACAACAAGAGAGGCAAGAGAATAttgcagaggagagggaggtagAAAGACAGATGATAAGCCAGGAAAACTCTGATCACCAATACTCCAGTGGCGACTACACCCATCAGGTCAAAGAATCAACAGCGGAGCAGAATAAGAGGGaggaacaagaggaggaggaggaggaagaggaggaggaaggagaggaagaggaagaaggggaggaagaagacgagggagaagaaagggaggTCCACCACGAGGCTGACACTCCCTACACTTTGAGTCCACACACTCAGGGATCTGAAGCCGAGGTGTCACTCAGGGAAGAGAAGGTCTGCACCCCCATGActgaggaaggggaggaggatgaagagcaggaggaggacagagaggaagaggaggacgagcGGCACGGGAAGGAAGCAGGCGAGGtggtagaggaggaagaggaagacccAGACTCCAGCAAAGCCTCTCCGACTACAGTGGTCATAGAAGTCCACTCTGAGGAGGATGacgaggaggatgaggaggaggaggtggaggaggaggatgaggaggaggaggaagaggaggaggaggaggaggaggaggaagagggagaagagcaggaccGTGCTTCAGAAGGCTCAGGAATCACGGACGACTCCGAGAACTGGGACATGACTCGAGGGAACCTGGGGCTGCTAGAGCAGGCCATCGCCCTGAAAGCAGAAGAGGTGAAGGGGGGTAACGAGGCCCGGAGCTCCCCAGAATATCAACCATACAGCACCTCCAGCAAGGGCTCTGAGCCTGCCAATCTGGCCCGCCGCACTGCTCACTACAGCAAAG agaaaaaggaagtgaaGTGTCCTACCCCAGGGTGTGATGGGACAGGTCACGTGACCGGGCTGTACCCTCACCATCGCAGTCTGTCTGGATGTCCTCACAAAGACCGAATCCCTCCAGAGA tcCTGGCCATGCATGAGAACGTCTTGAAGTGTCCGACCCCTGGCTGCACAGGCCAAGGTCATGTCAACAGTAACCGCAACACACACCGCAG TCTGTCCGGCTGCCCCATCGCAGCAGCAGCTAAACTGAACAAGAACCAGGACAAGCAGGTCCATTTACAGGCCTCAGCCAGTGAACCCTCTTCCAACTCAGACAGAGTGCTCAG GCCCATGTGTTTTGTGAAACAGCTGGAGATCCCTCAGTACGGCAGCTACCGGCCCAACACGGTGACCACCACGCCTCGAGCTAACCTGGCTAAGGAGCTGGAGAAGTACTCCAAGGTGTCTTTTGACTATGCAAGCTTTGATGTCCAGGTGTTTGGAAAACGTATGCTCGTTCCAAAGACACCTAGCACTGCTGAAACATCACCCAAAGCCTTCAAAT CTAAATCATTCCCTAAGGCCTCCTCCCccagtcacagtgtgtctggAGGATTTTCTAAGAGCACCTCGTCCTCCAGTGGTTATGACTATAGCCAAGATGCAGAGGCAGCCCACATGGCGGCAACAGCCATCCTCAACCTGTCCACCCGCTGCTGGGAGAGACCCGAGACTCTCAGCACGAAGCCCAGGGAGCCCTGCACCAAG GAGTCAGACATTGAAGTGGATGAAAACGGCACTTTGGACCTCAGCATGAAGAAGACCAAGAGGGAGGGCATGCAGTCTCCAGaaccttcatcctcctcatcttcatcctctcaaCACATCAGAGTCACCTTGCCTCAGGGCCACACTCAGCCAGAATGGGAGGGGCCGCTGGACTTCACCAAACCAAGTGGAGTCAAAGAGGAAGACCACGAAGAG GTGGAGTATACGGCTCCCTCGTACACCTCATCTGATGGTGAGGAAGAGGACCAGGAGAACCTGGAGGACAGGAAGTACCCCGGTGAGGTCACCACCAGCAGCTTCAAGGTCAAGTTTCAGCCCAAAGACAGCAAAAAAGACATTCTTGT ATGTCCCACCCCAGGCTGTGATGGCAGTGGACACATTACTGGCAACTACGCATCACATCGAAG TCTGTCAGGCTGTCCTCTTGCTGATAAATCACTTCGGACCCTCATGGCTGCCCACACAGCTGAACTAAA gTGTCCAACTCCAGGTTGTGATGGATCAGGCCACATCACCGGAAACTATGCTTCACACAGAAG TCTGTCTGGATGCCCCAGAGCCAAGAAGAGCGGGGTCAAATCAACCCCCACCAAGGATGACAAGGAAgactctgagctgctgag GTGTCCTGTTCCTGGCTGTGACAGTCTGGGCCACATCAGCGGGAAGTACGCCACTCACCGCAGTGCCTACGGCTGTCCACTGGCAGCGCGCCGCCAGAAGGAAGGTCTCCTCAACGGCACCCCCTTCTCCTGGAAGGCCTTCAAGACTGAAGGCCCGACCTGCCCAACGCCCGGCTGCGATGGCTCTGGCCACGCTAACGGCAGTTTCCTGACACACCGCAG TCTGTCAGGTTGTCCCAGAGCGTCGGCCAACAAGAAGAAAGCCAAGTTCCCTGGAGACGAGTATATCACTGCAAAGTTCAGAGCCAGTGATG ttttggaCAACGATGAGGACATCAAGCAGCTCAACAAGGAGATCAACGAGCTGAACGAGTCCAACTCCGAGATGGAGAGCGACATGATGAACCTGCACACTCAG ATCTCTTCAATGGAGAAGAACCTGAAGAGCATGGAGGAGGAGAATAAGCAGATTGAGGAAAGGAACGAGGCCTTGTTCCTGGAACTATCTGGACTGAGTCAGGCCCTGATCCGCAGCCTGGCCAATATCCGCCTGCCCACCATG cAGGAGCCGCTGTCAGAGCAGAACTTCGACAGCTACGTGGAAACCCTGACCCACATGTTTACCAACAAAGACTGCTACCAGAACCCTGAGAACCGGGCTCTGCTCGAGTCCATCAATCAGGCTGTGAAGGGCATCGAGGTGTGA